Proteins co-encoded in one Pirellulales bacterium genomic window:
- a CDS encoding glycosyltransferase family 2 protein: MSVEGDPKRQATATSQRSAAANRTPDVDIGVIYTHEQQYMPRLLETMAISGEGLSMRLILVDNRADSVEPWLRYFPQTLVLRNETRLAYGPNLNRIVEASTAPFVLLLNTDMYFEPSEQCLARMVAFMRENPDCGVAGCRIYRADGGYAHPARRHPSVSVILGRRFGLGRWLRHSIDNYLYRDRRSTESFDCEWLSGCFMLVRREAFADVGLFDTQFVKYFEDVDFCLRMNQAGWRVMFHGGTSCYHVEQGASRRFLSRDAMRHGMSYLRWLRKWGIAPRYAPEPTAQLGRVA, encoded by the coding sequence ATGAGCGTCGAAGGCGATCCAAAGCGGCAGGCCACGGCCACCTCGCAGCGTTCGGCCGCGGCGAACCGAACGCCCGACGTCGACATCGGCGTCATCTATACGCACGAGCAGCAGTACATGCCTCGCTTGCTCGAGACGATGGCGATCTCGGGCGAGGGGCTCTCGATGCGGTTGATCCTGGTCGACAACCGTGCCGATAGTGTCGAGCCGTGGCTCCGCTATTTCCCCCAAACGCTGGTGCTGCGCAACGAGACCCGGCTGGCGTACGGTCCGAATCTGAACCGCATCGTCGAGGCCTCGACCGCTCCCTTCGTGTTGCTGCTCAATACCGACATGTACTTCGAGCCGTCTGAGCAGTGCCTCGCGCGGATGGTGGCCTTCATGCGCGAGAACCCCGATTGCGGCGTGGCCGGCTGCCGCATCTACCGTGCCGACGGCGGCTACGCCCATCCCGCTCGTCGACATCCGTCCGTCTCGGTGATCCTGGGACGCCGTTTCGGTCTGGGGCGTTGGCTGCGCCACAGCATCGATAACTATCTCTACCGCGACCGACGCTCGACCGAGAGCTTCGACTGCGAGTGGCTCTCGGGCTGCTTCATGCTCGTCCGACGCGAGGCCTTTGCCGACGTCGGGCTCTTCGACACGCAGTTCGTCAAATACTTCGAAGACGTCGATTTCTGCCTGCGCATGAACCAGGCGGGCTGGCGCGTGATGTTCCATGGTGGAACGTCGTGTTACCACGTCGAGCAGGGTGCCAGCCGGCGTTTTCTCTCTCGCGATGCCATGCGGCATGGTATGTCCTACCTGCGCTGGCTGCGCAAATGGGGCATTGCGCCTCGATATGCCCCCGAGCCGACCGCCCAGCTAGGTCGTGTGGCCTGA
- a CDS encoding metallopeptidase family protein, with translation MPRPRLSLDDFCRLVQQAIEELPEAFRERMENVVVDVEPTPPAHVLRELGIRRGEALMGLFQGSPLTEQEYGAPTPNRVVLYQRSIEEACRSRAEIAYEVRRTVLHELAHHFGYSEEDLDFFEERPSPFDQGESDELPG, from the coding sequence ATGCCCCGACCACGGCTCTCTCTCGACGACTTCTGCAGGCTGGTGCAGCAAGCCATCGAGGAACTTCCCGAGGCATTTCGCGAGCGCATGGAGAATGTGGTCGTGGATGTCGAGCCCACTCCCCCCGCGCATGTATTACGCGAGCTGGGGATCCGTCGGGGAGAGGCCTTGATGGGACTCTTCCAGGGCTCACCCCTCACCGAGCAGGAGTACGGCGCTCCGACGCCCAATCGCGTGGTGCTCTACCAGCGTTCGATCGAAGAAGCGTGCCGCAGCCGGGCCGAGATTGCCTACGAGGTGCGCCGCACCGTGCTGCACGAGCTCGCGCATCACTTCGGGTATTCGGAAGAAGATCTCGACTTCTTCGAGGAGCGTCCCAGCCCATTCGATCAGGGCGAGTCGGACGAACTGCCGGGCTGA
- a CDS encoding sphingomyelin phosphodiesterase, translating into MRIPFASSCLLCGAVLVGLTLGSLPASSHAAEPERKLRVISYNVQFLPGIASIANRRKDPAYRAKTIGEKMASFDIVGLNEVFEHRPRKTLLESLEKGWDGKISSVVSPDPEDKRFNGGLAIATHYPIVASHVLTYSKGSSPKDYGLQADGFAAKGALHAQIALEGDRADSPSVDVFVTHLESKSDEIRRLQYTELAGFIREHSSPDRPTLILGDMNTRGNPSYQQDSASAYNQMIKNYGAARGENKLVDLWPHLMGEALGGTNEQESTEIGNRIDYVMFSNPTQGGLQLVPKSIQVNGYLDERVGALSDHSAVEAEFVW; encoded by the coding sequence ATGCGGATTCCGTTTGCTTCTTCGTGCTTGCTGTGTGGCGCCGTGCTGGTCGGTCTCACACTGGGTAGCTTGCCCGCGTCATCCCACGCCGCGGAACCCGAACGCAAGCTGCGCGTCATCTCGTACAACGTGCAGTTCCTGCCCGGCATCGCCAGCATTGCCAACAGGCGGAAGGATCCCGCCTACCGCGCCAAGACCATCGGCGAGAAAATGGCGAGCTTCGACATCGTCGGGCTGAACGAAGTCTTTGAGCATCGTCCGCGCAAGACACTGCTCGAAAGTCTGGAAAAAGGTTGGGACGGCAAGATCTCGTCGGTCGTCAGCCCGGATCCCGAAGACAAACGGTTCAACGGCGGGCTGGCCATCGCCACGCACTATCCCATCGTCGCGTCGCACGTGCTGACCTATTCCAAGGGGAGTTCGCCAAAAGACTACGGCCTGCAGGCCGATGGCTTCGCCGCCAAGGGGGCACTGCACGCGCAGATCGCGCTTGAAGGCGACCGCGCCGACTCCCCGTCTGTCGATGTCTTTGTCACGCACCTCGAGAGCAAGAGCGACGAGATCCGCCGCCTACAGTACACCGAGCTGGCCGGTTTCATCCGCGAACACTCGTCGCCAGACCGACCCACGCTGATCCTGGGTGACATGAATACGCGGGGGAATCCATCGTATCAGCAGGACTCTGCCTCGGCCTATAACCAGATGATAAAGAACTACGGCGCAGCACGGGGCGAGAACAAGCTTGTCGATCTGTGGCCTCATCTGATGGGTGAGGCCCTGGGAGGCACGAACGAACAGGAATCGACCGAGATCGGCAATCGCATCGACTACGTGATGTTCTCGAATCCCACGCAGGGAGGCTTGCAGCTTGTGCCCAAGTCGATCCAGGTGAATGGCTATCTCGACGAGCGCGTCGGAGCGTTGTCCGACCACTCGGCCGTCGAGGCCGAATTCGTCTGGTAG